Proteins encoded by one window of Collimonas fungivorans:
- the mutS gene encoding DNA mismatch repair protein MutS produces MTAAAQKVSPGMQQYLGIKADYPDTLVFYRMGDFYELFFNDAEKAARLLGITLTARGTYNNAPIKMCGVPFHSADQYLAKLIKLGESVALCEQIGDPATSKGPVDRKVLRVITPGTLTDSNLLPEKSDQPLLALYVTQQRKALKVGLAWLSMASGALKMMEFACEAATLDTLLKQELERIAPAEILAADMVETMWGSAVVDKATTVPEWHFDIANGQKALLDQLAVSSLGGFGAEGLSAAIGAAGALLRYAQSTQGKGLQHVRTLTVETENEFIGLDAATRRNLELTETIRGQDASSGAPTLFSLLDHCRTAMGSRLLRHWLHHAKRDQAVARGRHAAIGALIAADTGSAISSTLSAVPDIERITARIALLSARPRDLAGLRDGLLQLDSLRADIAMCGSENQAENQVPLLQELQSALETPVDCLQLLQTAIAAEPSTMVRDGGVIATGFDAELDELRGLSENAGQFLVDLETRERARTGIANLRVEYNKVHGFYIEVTHGQTTKVPDDYRRRQTLKNAERYITPELKAFEDKALSAQERALIREKALYDQILQDLAPHIGTLQNIAHALAQLDTLVALADHAARHDWCVPRLVNEPAIQIVQGRHPVVEKQIERFIANDCQLSTERKLLLITGPNMGGKSTFMRQVALITLLAYVGSYVPADSAVLGPIDRIFTRIGAADDLAGGRSTFMVEMTESAAILNGASENSLVLMDEVGRGTSTFDGLALAWAIARHLIDATRSFTLFATHYFELTQLPDLHPSAANVHLSAVEHKDSIVFLHAVQAGPASQSYGLQVAQLAGVPAPVIRAARKHLALLESQSMQPTPQFDLFAQAASLDIDETAGSEVLDSELLIALDSIDPMP; encoded by the coding sequence ATGACGGCAGCGGCACAAAAAGTTTCACCCGGCATGCAGCAGTACCTCGGCATCAAGGCCGACTATCCGGACACGCTCGTGTTTTACCGGATGGGGGATTTTTACGAACTGTTTTTCAACGATGCGGAAAAAGCGGCGCGCCTGCTCGGCATCACGCTGACCGCGCGCGGCACCTACAACAACGCACCGATCAAGATGTGCGGCGTACCCTTCCACTCCGCCGACCAGTACCTGGCCAAGCTGATCAAGCTGGGCGAATCGGTGGCGCTGTGCGAACAGATCGGCGATCCGGCCACCAGCAAAGGGCCGGTCGATCGCAAAGTGCTGCGCGTGATCACGCCCGGCACCCTGACCGACTCCAACCTGCTGCCGGAAAAATCGGACCAGCCCTTGCTGGCGCTGTACGTTACCCAGCAGCGCAAGGCGCTCAAGGTCGGCCTGGCCTGGCTGTCGATGGCCAGCGGCGCCTTGAAGATGATGGAATTCGCCTGCGAAGCGGCGACGCTGGATACCCTGCTAAAGCAGGAACTGGAACGCATCGCGCCGGCCGAGATACTGGCCGCCGACATGGTGGAAACGATGTGGGGCAGCGCCGTGGTCGATAAGGCCACCACCGTGCCAGAATGGCATTTCGATATCGCCAACGGCCAGAAAGCGCTGCTCGACCAGCTCGCCGTCAGCAGCCTGGGCGGCTTCGGCGCCGAGGGCTTGAGCGCTGCCATCGGCGCCGCAGGCGCCCTGCTGCGTTATGCGCAGTCGACCCAGGGCAAGGGTTTGCAGCATGTGCGCACGCTCACGGTTGAAACCGAAAACGAATTCATCGGCCTCGACGCCGCCACCCGGCGCAACCTGGAACTGACCGAAACCATACGCGGCCAGGATGCCTCGTCCGGCGCGCCCACCCTGTTTTCGCTGCTGGACCACTGCCGCACCGCAATGGGCTCGCGCCTGCTGCGCCATTGGCTGCACCACGCCAAGCGCGACCAGGCAGTGGCCCGCGGCCGCCATGCGGCGATCGGCGCCTTGATTGCCGCCGATACCGGCAGCGCCATTTCCAGTACGCTGAGCGCGGTGCCGGACATCGAACGGATCACCGCCCGCATCGCCCTGCTGTCGGCGCGGCCGCGCGACCTGGCCGGCTTGCGCGACGGCCTGCTGCAGCTGGACTCCCTGCGCGCCGACATCGCCATGTGCGGCAGCGAAAATCAAGCTGAAAACCAAGTGCCGCTGCTGCAGGAGCTGCAAAGCGCGCTGGAAACCCCGGTCGACTGCCTGCAGCTGCTGCAGACCGCGATCGCGGCCGAGCCGTCGACCATGGTGCGCGACGGCGGCGTCATCGCCACCGGCTTCGACGCCGAACTGGATGAACTGCGCGGACTGTCGGAAAACGCCGGCCAGTTCCTGGTCGACCTGGAAACGCGTGAACGGGCACGCACCGGCATCGCCAACCTGCGCGTCGAATACAACAAGGTGCACGGCTTCTACATCGAAGTCACGCACGGCCAGACCACCAAGGTGCCTGACGATTACCGCCGGCGCCAGACCCTGAAGAATGCCGAGCGCTACATCACGCCGGAACTGAAAGCGTTTGAAGACAAGGCCCTGTCGGCGCAGGAACGCGCGCTGATCCGCGAGAAAGCGCTGTACGACCAGATCTTGCAAGACCTGGCGCCGCATATCGGCACCTTGCAAAACATCGCCCACGCGCTGGCCCAGCTCGACACCTTGGTGGCGCTGGCCGACCATGCCGCGCGCCATGACTGGTGCGTACCGCGGCTGGTGAACGAACCGGCGATCCAGATCGTGCAGGGACGCCATCCGGTGGTGGAAAAGCAGATTGAACGCTTCATCGCCAACGACTGCCAGCTGTCAACCGAACGCAAGCTGCTGCTGATCACCGGCCCCAACATGGGCGGTAAATCGACTTTCATGCGCCAGGTGGCGCTGATCACCCTGCTGGCCTACGTCGGCAGCTACGTGCCGGCCGACAGCGCCGTGCTGGGCCCGATCGACCGCATCTTCACCCGCATCGGCGCCGCCGACGACCTGGCCGGCGGCCGTTCCACCTTCATGGTCGAAATGACCGAATCCGCAGCGATCCTCAACGGCGCCAGCGAAAACTCGCTGGTGCTGATGGATGAAGTAGGCCGCGGCACCTCGACCTTCGACGGCCTGGCGCTGGCGTGGGCGATCGCGCGCCACCTGATCGACGCCACCCGCAGCTTCACCTTGTTCGCCACCCATTATTTCGAACTGACCCAGCTGCCGGACCTGCATCCGTCTGCGGCCAACGTCCATTTGTCGGCGGTCGAGCACAAGGACAGCATCGTCTTCCTGCATGCAGTGCAGGCAGGGCCCGCATCGCAGAGCTACGGCTTGCAGGTGGCGCAGCTGGCCGGCGTACCGGCGCCGGTGATCCGCGCCGCCCGCAAGCACCTGGCTTTGCTGGAATCGCAATCGATGCAGCCGACGCCGCAATTCGACCTGTTTGCGCAAGCCGCCAGTCTGGACATCGATGAAACCGCCGGCAGCGAGGTCCTGGACAGCGAATTGCTGATCGCCCTGGACAGCATCGACCCGATGCCCTGA
- a CDS encoding TIGR03862 family flavoprotein has product MTSLNNSGLQKTVAVIGGGPAGLMAAEVLAAGGMQVHVYDAMPSVGRKFLLAGKGGMNLTHSEAYDDFLSRYGARRPQIGPLLDQFSPDALRAWVHALGIETFIGSSGRVFPTDMKAAPLLRAWLHRLRQAGVGFHMRHRWLGWNEAGALSFETPQGPLAVNADSVVLALGGGSWARLGSDAKWVPLLAQREVALAPLLPANCGFEAGWSEYFREHFAGHHLKSVAITVAGNPVAGTPVAGTPVAGTPVSDGDRPELRKQGEFVITADGIEGSLVYALSAGLRDRIAASGSAQIYLDLLPDWSLQRVTDEVARPRGARSWSSHLQSRLGLKGVKTSLLRELVPAADFGQPLLLAQAIKALPLTLLAARPIDEAISSAGGVRFEGMDQGLMLKALPGVFCAGEMLDWEAPTGGYLLSACLASGRAAGNGVLSWLR; this is encoded by the coding sequence ATGACTTCGCTGAACAATTCCGGATTGCAAAAAACAGTCGCCGTCATCGGCGGCGGCCCGGCCGGCCTGATGGCGGCCGAAGTGCTGGCGGCCGGCGGGATGCAAGTCCATGTGTATGACGCCATGCCCTCGGTAGGCCGCAAGTTCCTGCTGGCCGGCAAAGGCGGCATGAACCTGACCCACTCCGAGGCCTACGACGATTTCCTGTCGCGCTACGGCGCGCGCCGTCCGCAAATCGGACCGCTGCTGGACCAGTTCAGCCCGGATGCCCTGCGCGCATGGGTGCACGCGCTTGGCATAGAAACTTTCATCGGCTCCTCCGGCCGCGTGTTCCCTACCGACATGAAAGCCGCGCCGCTGCTGCGCGCCTGGCTGCATCGCTTGCGCCAGGCCGGCGTCGGCTTCCACATGCGCCATCGCTGGCTAGGCTGGAACGAAGCCGGCGCGCTGTCTTTCGAAACACCGCAAGGACCGCTCGCAGTGAATGCCGATTCCGTCGTGCTAGCCTTGGGCGGCGGCAGCTGGGCACGCCTGGGCTCCGATGCAAAATGGGTGCCGCTGCTGGCGCAGCGCGAGGTGGCCTTGGCACCGCTGCTGCCCGCGAATTGCGGTTTCGAGGCAGGCTGGAGCGAATATTTCCGCGAGCACTTCGCCGGCCATCATCTGAAATCGGTAGCTATCACTGTGGCCGGCAATCCGGTGGCCGGCACTCCGGTGGCCGGCACTCCGGTGGCCGGCACCCCGGTCAGCGATGGCGACCGGCCGGAACTGCGCAAGCAGGGCGAATTCGTGATTACCGCCGACGGCATCGAAGGCAGCCTGGTCTATGCGCTGTCGGCGGGCCTGCGCGACCGCATCGCCGCCAGCGGCAGCGCCCAGATATATCTCGACCTGTTGCCGGACTGGTCCCTGCAACGCGTCACGGACGAAGTGGCGCGGCCGCGCGGCGCGCGCTCCTGGTCCAGCCACCTGCAAAGCCGCCTCGGCCTGAAAGGGGTCAAGACCAGCCTGCTGCGGGAACTGGTGCCGGCCGCCGATTTTGGCCAGCCCTTGCTGCTGGCGCAAGCCATCAAGGCGCTGCCGCTGACCCTGCTGGCTGCCCGCCCTATCGACGAAGCCATCAGCAGCGCTGGCGGCGTAAGGTTTGAAGGCATGGACCAGGGGCTCATGCTGAAGGCCTTGCCGGGCGTATTCTGTGCCGGCGAAATGCTGGACTGGGAAGCGCCCACCGGCGGCTACCTGCTCAGCGCCTGCCTGGCCTCCGGGCGGGCCGCCGGCAATGGCGTTTTAAGCTGGTTACGGTAA
- the ilvD gene encoding dihydroxy-acid dehydratase, protein MPQYRSRTTTHGRNMAGARALWRATGMKDGDFDKPIIAVVNSFTQFVPGHVHLKDLGQMVAREIEAAGGVAKEFNTIAVDDGIAMGHGGMLYSLPSRELIADSVEYMVNAHCADAMVCISNCDKITPGMLMAAMRLNIPVVFVSGGPMEAGKVVEKLPGVAVIDQKIFKIDLVDAMIKAGDASVSDADIAEIERSACPTCGSCSGMFTANSMNCLTEALGLALPGNGTILATHADRKELFLRAGRLIVELAKRHYEQDDYSVLPRNIATKASFENAMTLDVAMGGSTNTVLHLLAAAQEAEVDFKMADIDRISRHVPCLCKVAPMTDKYHIEDVHRAGGIVSILGELARAGLLDTSRPTIHAKTLADSIANNDITQTQDPAVHKMFSAAPGGVPTQVAFSQEKRFASLDTDRDNGCIRNKAHAYSQDGGLAVLYGNLAENGCIVKTAGVDESILKFSGRARVFESQDDAVEAILGDTVHAGDVVIIRYEGPKGGPGMQEMLYPTSYIKSKGLGKSCALFTDGRFSGGSSGLVIGHASPEAAEGGAIGLVEEGDIIEIDIPERRMHLKISDSDLAQRRAAMEAKGKDAWKPVNRQRYVSQALQAYAAMATSADRGAVRDISQLSSQLKR, encoded by the coding sequence ATGCCGCAATACCGTTCCCGCACCACCACCCACGGCCGCAACATGGCCGGCGCCCGCGCCCTGTGGCGCGCCACAGGCATGAAAGACGGCGATTTCGACAAGCCGATCATTGCGGTAGTCAACTCGTTTACCCAGTTCGTGCCGGGCCACGTCCACCTCAAGGACCTGGGCCAGATGGTGGCGCGCGAAATCGAAGCAGCCGGCGGCGTCGCCAAGGAATTCAACACCATCGCGGTGGACGACGGCATCGCCATGGGCCATGGCGGCATGCTGTACTCGCTGCCGTCGCGCGAACTGATCGCCGATTCGGTCGAATACATGGTCAACGCCCATTGCGCCGATGCCATGGTGTGCATCTCCAACTGCGACAAGATCACGCCCGGCATGCTGATGGCAGCCATGCGCCTGAATATCCCGGTGGTGTTTGTTTCCGGCGGCCCGATGGAAGCCGGCAAGGTGGTTGAAAAGCTGCCGGGCGTGGCCGTCATCGACCAGAAGATTTTCAAGATCGACCTGGTGGACGCTATGATCAAGGCGGGCGACGCCAGCGTCAGCGATGCCGACATCGCTGAAATCGAACGCTCGGCCTGCCCTACCTGCGGCTCCTGTTCCGGCATGTTCACCGCCAACTCGATGAATTGCCTGACCGAAGCGCTGGGCCTGGCGCTGCCCGGCAACGGCACCATCCTCGCCACCCACGCCGACCGCAAGGAACTGTTCCTGCGCGCCGGCCGCCTGATCGTCGAGCTGGCCAAACGCCATTACGAACAAGACGACTACTCGGTCCTGCCGCGCAACATCGCCACCAAGGCTTCGTTTGAAAACGCCATGACGCTGGACGTCGCCATGGGCGGCTCGACCAACACCGTGCTGCATCTGCTGGCGGCGGCGCAGGAAGCCGAAGTCGATTTCAAGATGGCTGACATCGACCGCATCTCGCGCCACGTGCCTTGCCTGTGCAAGGTGGCGCCAATGACCGACAAATACCATATCGAAGACGTGCACCGCGCCGGCGGCATCGTCAGCATCCTCGGCGAACTGGCGCGCGCCGGCCTGCTCGACACCAGCCGGCCGACGATTCACGCCAAGACCCTGGCGGATTCCATCGCCAATAACGACATCACGCAAACCCAGGATCCGGCGGTACATAAGATGTTCAGCGCAGCTCCCGGCGGTGTGCCGACCCAGGTCGCGTTCTCCCAGGAAAAGCGCTTCGCCAGCCTCGACACCGACCGCGACAACGGCTGCATCCGCAACAAGGCGCACGCTTATTCGCAAGACGGCGGCCTGGCGGTCCTGTACGGCAACCTGGCGGAAAACGGCTGCATCGTCAAAACCGCCGGCGTCGATGAAAGCATCCTCAAGTTCAGCGGCCGCGCCCGTGTCTTCGAGAGCCAGGACGACGCCGTGGAAGCGATCCTGGGCGACACCGTGCATGCCGGCGACGTCGTCATCATCCGCTACGAAGGACCGAAAGGCGGCCCGGGGATGCAGGAAATGCTGTACCCGACTTCGTACATCAAATCCAAGGGCCTGGGCAAATCCTGCGCGCTGTTCACCGACGGCCGCTTCTCCGGCGGTTCGTCCGGCCTGGTGATCGGCCATGCCTCGCCGGAAGCGGCCGAAGGCGGCGCCATCGGCCTGGTGGAGGAAGGCGACATCATCGAAATCGATATCCCTGAACGCCGCATGCACCTGAAGATCAGCGACAGCGACCTGGCGCAACGCCGTGCCGCGATGGAAGCAAAGGGCAAGGACGCCTGGAAACCGGTCAATCGCCAGCGTTATGTATCGCAGGCATTGCAAGCCTATGCCGCCATGGCGACTTCGGCCGACCGCGGCGCGGTGCGCGATATCAGCCAACTGAGCAGCCAGCTGAAACGCTAG
- the metC gene encoding cystathionine beta-lyase → MTSDHSSGSPAMHAETHVDTQLVHCGREPARFAGMVNTPVFRGSTIIANNLEDWEAARQIDNPMSNYGRFGTPTTRSFEQAIVTLEGGHNCLVFPSGLSACTHSIMAFVKSGDHVLITDSVYGPTRTFADRVLRRMGVEVEYFDPLIGGEIRTLLRPNTSVVFVESPGSWTFEVQDIPAIAEEAHKVGAYVLLDNTWATPLFFKPFEHGVDVSIHAATKYIVGHSDALLGVASANERAWCILKHGAHDFGQTAGPDDIYLALRGMRSMGVRLRQHSESGIQLAEYLQTQPLVERVLHPALPSDPGHKLWQRDFLGASGLFTIALKEVGRPALSKFFDGLQLFGIGLSWGGFESLALPLDKPPTRVASGTTYPNPLVRIHVGLENIDDLVADMGQAFKRMEQAL, encoded by the coding sequence ATGACTTCCGATCATTCCTCAGGTTCGCCGGCAATGCATGCCGAAACACATGTCGACACCCAGCTGGTGCATTGCGGCCGCGAACCGGCGCGTTTTGCCGGCATGGTGAATACGCCGGTGTTCCGCGGTTCGACCATCATCGCCAACAACCTGGAAGACTGGGAAGCCGCGCGCCAGATCGACAATCCGATGTCCAACTACGGCCGCTTCGGCACGCCGACTACCCGTTCCTTCGAGCAGGCGATCGTGACACTGGAAGGTGGCCATAACTGCCTGGTGTTCCCGTCCGGCCTGTCGGCCTGCACCCACAGCATCATGGCGTTCGTCAAAAGCGGCGACCACGTCCTGATTACCGACAGCGTGTATGGCCCGACCCGCACCTTCGCCGACCGCGTCTTGCGCCGCATGGGCGTGGAGGTGGAGTATTTCGATCCGCTGATCGGCGGCGAAATCCGTACGTTGCTGCGGCCGAACACCAGCGTGGTGTTTGTCGAGTCGCCCGGATCGTGGACTTTTGAAGTGCAGGACATCCCGGCCATCGCCGAAGAGGCGCACAAGGTCGGCGCTTACGTATTGCTCGACAATACCTGGGCCACGCCGCTGTTTTTCAAGCCCTTCGAACATGGCGTCGATGTCTCGATCCATGCCGCCACCAAGTACATCGTCGGCCACTCCGACGCCTTGCTCGGCGTCGCCAGCGCCAACGAACGGGCCTGGTGTATCCTCAAGCACGGCGCCCATGATTTCGGCCAGACCGCCGGTCCGGACGATATTTATCTGGCGTTGCGCGGCATGCGCAGCATGGGAGTGCGCCTGCGCCAGCACTCGGAGAGCGGCATCCAGCTGGCCGAGTACCTGCAGACCCAGCCGCTGGTGGAGCGGGTGCTGCATCCGGCCTTGCCGTCCGATCCCGGCCACAAGCTGTGGCAGCGCGATTTCCTCGGCGCCAGCGGGCTGTTTACGATTGCCCTGAAAGAAGTCGGCCGTCCGGCGCTGTCGAAATTTTTCGACGGCCTGCAATTGTTCGGGATCGGCCTGTCGTGGGGTGGTTTTGAGAGCCTGGCTCTACCGCTGGACAAGCCGCCGACCCGGGTGGCTTCGGGTACAACCTACCCGAACCCGCTGGTGCGGATCCATGTCGGCCTGGAAAACATCGACGACCTGGTCGCCGACATGGGCCAGGCGTTCAAGCGCATGGAGCAGGCGCTTTAA
- a CDS encoding Lrp/AsnC family transcriptional regulator translates to MDKIDKQILAILQEDASTPVAEIAEKVNLSSTPCWRRIQKLEEDGVVLRRVALLDANKLNVGVTVFVSVKTNQHNANWYAQFSNTVKLIPEVVEFYRMSGNIDYLLRVVVPNIAAYDAVYQKLTQSNALFDVNASFAMEQIKHTTALPLDYMGLD, encoded by the coding sequence ATGGATAAAATAGATAAACAGATTCTGGCCATCCTGCAGGAAGACGCCAGCACGCCGGTGGCGGAGATCGCCGAGAAGGTGAACCTGTCCTCGACGCCATGCTGGCGCCGCATACAGAAACTGGAAGAGGATGGCGTGGTGCTGCGCCGGGTGGCGCTGCTGGACGCCAATAAGCTCAACGTCGGCGTCACGGTATTCGTTTCGGTCAAGACCAACCAGCACAACGCCAACTGGTATGCGCAGTTCAGCAATACCGTCAAGCTGATTCCGGAAGTGGTCGAGTTTTACCGCATGAGCGGCAACATCGATTACCTGCTGCGGGTGGTGGTGCCGAATATCGCCGCCTACGACGCGGTATACCAGAAGCTGACGCAGTCGAACGCCTTGTTCGACGTCAACGCCAGCTTCGCCATGGAACAGATCAAGCACACGACGGCGCTGCCGCTCGACTACATGGGATTAGATTAA
- a CDS encoding autotransporter outer membrane beta-barrel domain-containing protein — translation MARALTLATRTAAVLGAGFVICAPAGAANFSQMVFFGDSLTDTGYFTGVGKQPSFTTNPDPVWAQILAHKYGTTANPAAVLTPSGVQAAGGTDYAVGGARVTSQNGWPDAATAPLVPTVTSQVQAYLAANPRLDSKGLYAVWAGANDIFGYTQTNIAGLLNPATQTATAVQTIQQVAGEAGNVVSLVRQLQQAGAGTVIVINLPDVGRTPQGSSIPALATLWTAASTSFNDSLNSGLSGLGGNIVALNAFGLLREAIANPGLYGFTNVTTQACTTSSSSTCTTSTLVAPNADQTYLFADGVHPTGAGHAILAQYVESVLQAPGQIGMLAEAPLAGAQAFTRVIDDRLRLTPRAGQVEAYAAYDNTHQSLDHNGNNPGLDGSSNSLSVGVDYALNQNVTVGGAFGFAHNKANFGNDTGGFKLDQAMLSAYTQYRDGAWALNALGMVGSLQYKDVTRNIVLGATTRSESGSSNGHQFLLRIGGQYDFDLGALVLSPVGNLTWQQVNVGGYTENGNDSTAMNFQSQRRNSLVSSLGAQVSSKLTLGQYAVQPFAKLAWEKEFEDSERDVRANVVGMAGSFGLPAYQGPSNSARLDLGASIALATDFSAYASYSGQFAGGNKTNSFQVGLKKAF, via the coding sequence ATGGCCCGTGCACTGACATTGGCAACCCGTACTGCTGCCGTACTGGGCGCGGGATTCGTCATCTGCGCGCCGGCCGGCGCAGCGAATTTTTCGCAGATGGTGTTTTTCGGCGACTCGCTGACCGACACCGGATATTTCACCGGCGTCGGCAAGCAGCCGTCGTTTACCACCAATCCCGATCCGGTCTGGGCGCAGATCCTGGCGCATAAATACGGCACCACCGCCAATCCGGCGGCCGTGCTGACGCCGAGCGGGGTGCAAGCGGCCGGCGGCACCGACTATGCAGTCGGCGGCGCCCGCGTGACCAGCCAGAACGGCTGGCCCGACGCCGCCACGGCGCCTCTGGTGCCGACCGTCACCAGCCAGGTCCAGGCTTACCTGGCCGCCAATCCGCGCCTCGACAGCAAAGGCTTGTACGCGGTCTGGGCAGGCGCCAACGACATATTCGGCTATACCCAGACCAATATCGCAGGCCTGCTCAATCCGGCGACGCAGACCGCCACCGCGGTGCAGACGATCCAGCAAGTCGCCGGAGAAGCCGGCAATGTGGTCAGCCTGGTCAGGCAATTGCAGCAGGCCGGCGCCGGCACCGTGATTGTCATCAATCTGCCGGACGTCGGCCGCACTCCACAAGGATCGTCGATCCCTGCGCTGGCCACCTTGTGGACAGCGGCTTCGACCAGCTTCAACGACAGCCTGAACAGCGGCCTGAGCGGCCTGGGCGGCAATATCGTCGCGCTCAACGCCTTCGGCTTGCTGCGTGAAGCGATCGCCAATCCTGGCTTGTACGGCTTCACCAACGTCACCACACAGGCTTGCACCACCAGCTCTTCGTCGACTTGCACCACCTCGACTCTGGTGGCGCCGAACGCCGACCAGACTTATCTGTTCGCCGACGGCGTCCATCCTACCGGCGCCGGCCATGCCATCCTGGCGCAGTATGTCGAATCGGTATTGCAGGCTCCGGGCCAGATCGGCATGCTGGCGGAAGCGCCGCTGGCCGGCGCCCAGGCTTTCACCCGGGTGATCGACGACCGCCTGCGCCTGACGCCGCGCGCAGGACAGGTAGAAGCCTATGCCGCCTATGACAACACCCACCAGAGCCTGGACCACAACGGCAACAATCCTGGCCTGGACGGTTCGTCCAACAGTTTGTCGGTCGGCGTCGACTATGCGCTTAACCAGAACGTTACGGTCGGCGGCGCTTTCGGTTTCGCCCATAACAAGGCGAATTTCGGCAACGACACCGGCGGCTTCAAGCTGGACCAGGCTATGTTGTCGGCCTATACCCAGTACCGCGACGGCGCCTGGGCGCTCAACGCGCTGGGCATGGTCGGTTCGCTGCAGTACAAGGACGTGACCCGCAACATCGTCTTGGGCGCCACTACCCGCAGCGAGAGCGGCAGCAGCAACGGCCACCAGTTCCTGCTGCGCATCGGCGGCCAGTACGACTTTGACCTTGGCGCGCTGGTCCTGAGCCCGGTCGGCAACTTGACCTGGCAACAGGTCAATGTCGGCGGCTATACGGAAAACGGCAACGACAGCACGGCCATGAACTTCCAGTCGCAGCGGCGCAATTCGCTGGTGTCGAGCCTGGGCGCGCAGGTCAGCAGCAAGCTGACGCTGGGTCAGTATGCGGTGCAGCCGTTCGCCAAGCTGGCGTGGGAAAAAGAGTTTGAAGACAGCGAGCGCGACGTGCGCGCCAATGTGGTCGGCATGGCCGGCAGTTTCGGTTTGCCGGCGTACCAGGGGCCTTCCAACAGCGCCCGGCTGGATCTCGGCGCCAGCATTGCGCTGGCGACGGATTTCAGCGCTTACGCCAGCTACAGCGGCCAGTTCGCCGGCGGCAACAAGACCAACTCTTTCCAGGTCGGTTTGAAAAAAGCGTTTTAA
- a CDS encoding DUF2242 domain-containing protein has product MSRMYSFSRVSLLVLLGSALAACSSTKPKVYQGEEFSETSTFSHDFAKSSADTCEAARRTLLSQGYIIKQAKDDLVDGHKHFQPESDVHVEIEFHVVCAANDKQGKSSTLFVSATQDRYALKKTNNSASVGLSVLGSVSMPIGSTSDSLVKVASETIPAGQFYDRFFGLIEHYLGLDTGLPAVDFDDKPALPVKPAAKAPE; this is encoded by the coding sequence ATGTCCAGGATGTACAGTTTTTCGCGCGTTTCGCTGCTGGTCTTGCTGGGCAGCGCCCTCGCCGCCTGCTCGAGCACCAAACCCAAGGTCTACCAGGGTGAGGAGTTCAGCGAAACCAGCACTTTTTCCCACGACTTCGCCAAGTCCAGCGCCGACACCTGCGAAGCCGCGCGCCGCACCTTGCTGAGCCAGGGTTACATCATCAAGCAAGCCAAGGATGACCTGGTCGACGGCCACAAGCACTTCCAGCCGGAAAGCGACGTCCACGTCGAGATCGAATTCCACGTGGTATGCGCCGCCAACGACAAGCAAGGCAAAAGCAGCACGCTGTTTGTCAGCGCCACCCAGGACCGTTACGCACTGAAGAAAACCAACAACTCGGCCAGCGTCGGCCTGAGCGTACTGGGCTCGGTGTCGATGCCGATCGGCAGCACTTCCGATTCGCTGGTCAAGGTCGCCAGCGAGACGATCCCCGCCGGCCAGTTCTACGATCGTTTCTTCGGCCTGATCGAACACTACCTGGGCCTCGATACCGGCTTGCCCGCAGTGGATTTCGACGACAAGCCTGCGCTGCCGGTCAAGCCGGCGGCCAAAGCCCCTGAATAA
- a CDS encoding metal-dependent hydrolase, protein MSVNTSTPLMVRRLLVDLSQGFPRHWLAGKPFRTQYFNALSMSFPVGEQEFIDSVREAAQALPDSPENSVLRAMIQDFVGQEAAHRRVHDLYNAELEKQGLHNHWQHWSGNLIALGHQHKVPAMRRLAVTVALEHYTAAMADLTLRHPPLLDGAEPSLQTLWRWHAVEETEHKAVAFDLFHTLGGDYRARMRGYAFAMLHLTLMATGQTINNLWHDRVLFKPGTWLDAARFFFGRYGLVWLSTGPLLAYLRRDFHPWQHDNRELAEQWLSGNSEQYTVVRGPRTA, encoded by the coding sequence ATGTCCGTGAATACCTCCACTCCATTGATGGTAAGAAGACTGCTGGTCGACCTGTCGCAAGGCTTCCCGCGTCACTGGCTGGCAGGAAAACCGTTCCGCACCCAATACTTCAACGCCTTGTCGATGAGTTTTCCAGTCGGCGAGCAGGAATTCATCGACTCCGTGCGTGAGGCCGCGCAAGCGCTGCCGGACTCGCCAGAGAACAGCGTGTTGCGCGCCATGATCCAGGACTTTGTCGGGCAGGAAGCCGCTCACCGCCGCGTGCACGATTTGTACAACGCCGAGCTGGAAAAACAAGGATTGCACAACCATTGGCAGCATTGGTCCGGCAACCTGATCGCACTGGGACACCAGCATAAGGTTCCTGCAATGCGCAGGCTGGCGGTTACCGTAGCCCTGGAGCACTACACTGCGGCGATGGCCGACCTGACGCTACGCCACCCGCCGCTGCTGGACGGCGCGGAACCTTCATTGCAAACCCTGTGGCGCTGGCATGCGGTGGAAGAAACCGAACACAAGGCGGTGGCTTTCGACCTGTTCCACACGCTGGGTGGCGACTATCGGGCGCGGATGCGCGGTTACGCTTTTGCCATGCTGCATTTAACCTTGATGGCGACCGGGCAAACGATCAACAACCTCTGGCACGACCGAGTGCTGTTCAAGCCTGGCACATGGCTGGACGCCGCCCGTTTCTTCTTTGGCCGCTACGGCCTGGTCTGGCTCAGCACAGGCCCGCTGCTGGCCTACCTGCGCCGCGATTTCCATCCATGGCAGCATGACAACCGCGAGCTGGCGGAACAATGGCTTTCCGGCAATTCCGAACAATACACCGTGGTCCGCGGGCCAAGGACAGCTTGA